The sequence CTATTATAGCCATCCCTATTCCAGAGAAAACCAGCACACCGCTTAGTGTTTTTGAAGGAATTTCGCGCTTTAAGCTAACCTTAATCAAATGTTCTGGCATAAATTGTGGAATGGCCTTGGCAGTCGCTTTTAAAAGGACTGGAGTTAAAAACAATAAGAAAGGCAGCATAGTTACATACCACCAAAGAGTTAATCCAATTACAAATCCAAGATAGAACATGTAGGGAAGATTGACAGGAAATATCCCAGTTAATATAAAGTACATTAAAACTCCAAGAGCGCAGACAAAGTTCGCTATAATAAGTGTAATTACGCCGACTGTCACGAATCGCGTCCATGTAAACTTTTCATGGAGCAAGTAACCAAGCATGTAAAATGCAAGAAAATTCGCTGGAGTGCCCGATATAAGTGTGAGCCAGGGATGCCCGTATCTAGCTATACTCTGTAGAAAGGTGCCCAGTGCCGCCCCAATCCCTCCAACCAAAGGACCGAAAGCTATCGCAAAAAATGCTGGAATTACCACTGCAGGTCTAAACTGCCCTATACCCCATGGCGACTCTATATAGCTTGTTGCATACGAGCCTAAAGCATAAAGAGCTGCACAAATCCCGGTCATTGTTACGTATAAACTTCGTTTCATTTTTCTTGACATGCATCTTATTAAATCATTGCTATAATTTAAACTCTATTTTAAAAGTTCATAATATTGTTGAATATTTAAACTATGTTAAATAGTTAAATTTAGTCAGCGTCTTTCATTGCACATAAAGTTTAAACTCTACTTCGCCTCTTTTCTACCTATGCCCGCAAAAAGAAATGTCAAAGTAAAGGTAGTATTTTGGGATGGAAGAAAGGAAGAAATAATAGTTTCAGCTAGAACGAGGATTATGGACATATTGAAGAAATATAATTTAAATCTAGAAGCAGTTTTGTGTCTCCTAAACAGTCAACTTGTCACGGAGGATGAGGAAATAGTGGAGAATTCCGAACTTAAGATCTTATCGGTTGTTTCAGGTGGATAACCAGCACCTCGTTTAAATCATGGATCTTGATACTTTTACGCTGCTTCTTCGAGAATTTCATAGCATATTGCGATATTCGATGTATCTTCTCCTTTCTAAAGTCTCTGTTAGTGTTTAAATATCTACGAACACAGCTTTATTAACTATCGTTTGATTATTTTAGCGTGGCTTCATGCGATATATGCGGTGAAAAAGCTGTATACTATTACAGAGATTTTGATATTCATTTATGTAGCAAACATTTTGCTGCTAGATTTGAGAAATGTGTTTTTGAAACTATTAAAAGATTTAAGCTTGTTTCAAGCAAGGATTTGATTGCCGTCGCTGTTTCCGGAGGTAAAGATAGCCTAACAACCTTGTATCTCTTAAAAAAGTTTTCTAAAAAATTCGGTTATGAAGTTTTAGGTCTAGCTGTTGACGAGGGAATAGCGGGTTATAGAGAGTATAAGCTGCAAGCGTTGAAGAATTTTGCTAAGAAAATAGATGTTGAAATTGTAATTGCCAGTTTTAAAGACTACTTTGGCGCCACACTCGACCAAATGGTTTCTATTTTGAAAGAGAAAGGCTTTGAATATAAGCCATGTACAGTGTGCGGAGTTTTTAGGAGATATATTATTAATATGAAAGCCCGCGAGCTTGGTGCAACAAAGGTTGCTACAGGCCATAATTTAGACGATGAAATACAAGTTTTTCTTATGAATATGTTACGCGCAGGTCTGAAAAATATAGCTAGAGAAAGCATCGTTACTGGTCTTCGTGCGCATCAGAAGCTTATTCCTAGAGTAAAACCTTTATATTTTTGTAGAGAAAAGGAAGTTTTAGCCTATTCCATTATCAAAAATATCGAAACTCCATTCGTTGAATGCAATTACGTTATTTACGCAATAAGGAATAAAATAAGAGCCTGGCTTAACGAGTATGAAAGCGAATATCCTTCAAGCAAATTAAAAATCTTAGCAGCGAAAGAAATTATTACAAATTTATTGCGTAAAACGAAATATGCTGAGGGCGTAATTGGAACCTGTAATATATGTGGAGAACCCGCAAGCGGACAAATATGCAAGGCTTGCTTTTTCAGAAAATATCTTGGACTTTTTTAGTCTAAGCTTTTTAACGAATTGTAAAAATCGAGAAGCTTAGCTACTACTGGTTCATTCGTGTTAAGCTTATACGCGTATCTTTTAGGGCTTACCTTTAATTCTTTTACGAGATTTCTCTTCTTTAGTTCAGGTATGATTCGAAAAACGCTTCCTACGTTTTTGTTTATTCTCCTTGAAATATTGGTTATACTCATTGCCTCTGTTGGATTTTCAAGAAAGGTTTCTAACACTGCTAGATAGAGAGAATCTGCAAAAATTTTATTTAATATCATGTTTTCAAACTTCCATTGAAAATTTTTACGTAATGACATGTAATAAATCTTTCTAGCAAAATATAGTAATTTTTTATGAAAAATAATGATTTATTGATAAAACAGAACGCTAGTACAATGTTAGTATAAAGAGTTTTGAGAAAATACGCTTGACATTTCAAAAACCAATAATAAATCTGGAGCAACGAATGGATCAGCTAAATTTATAATCATTGCAGGCTATTCTATTCTGAGGTGATGATTATAGCATCCCTTTGGAAACTACGGCTAACTATGTTAGGGACGTTGGCGCTCATCATAAGCGTTACAACTCTGCTATTTGGAGCGCTGGCTTTTTACTTAGGCGCGGACTTGATCGTAACAGCTATTCTTATAGTTACGGTTAACTTGGCTCAATGGCTTTTCGCGCCTTTCATAATCGATGCTATATATGGAACGATGGAGGCCGATCCCTATGAATACGGCTACCTATACGATATTCTAGAGGACTTGTCGATAAAAAGCGGAATATCCACTCCTAAATTGATGATATCGAGCATACCAATTCCAAATGCTTTTGCTTACGGGTCACCCCTTACCGGAAATAGGGTTGCCGTAACAAAAGGACTCTTAAAGATTTTAGACAAAGACGAAGTCGCTGCCGTTTTGGGTCATGAGCTTGGACATTTAAAACACAAAGATGTTCAGTTGATGATGTTCGTGTCGCTGCTTCCTTCACTGTTATTCTATTTAGGATATGCCTTATCGTTTTCAAGAAGCAGAGAAAATAGAGGCTTACTGGGAGTGGGATTGATATTGGTTGGTTATCTTCTTCAGTTCCTAGTTCTAGGCTTGAGCAGGCTTAGAGAATATTATGCTGATGCGCACAGCGCCATGATAAACGACGCTAGAAAATTGCAAAGCGCCCTCGCTAAAATAGCTGTCGCAACAGGATACCTTGCGTTGAAAGGTTATAATATCACGGAGCATTCACAGTTTAGAGCTCTCTTCATATATGATCCCTATGCTTCCACACGTGATATGGAGTTATTATCAGATACAGAGCAATTGATAGCCGAGATAAAATCCAGGAAAATAGGCTTGTTTGAAAGTATTGCTGAGCTGTTTTCAACGCATCCAAACCTAGTTAAGAGAATTAAAGCATTAGACATGTTTGCGCGGAGGTAACGCGCTTGAAGCTCTACGAGTACGAGGGGAGAAGACTCTTTGAACTCTACAACATTCCACAGGCACGTAGCGGCGTAGCATCTACCCCCTCCGAGGCTAGAGCGGTAGCTGAAAAATTATCTCCTCCGTATGTCGTGAAAGCCCAGGTTTTGGTAGGAGGCAGAGGTAAGGCTGGCGGTATCAAGTTTGCTGAAACTCTGGAACAGGTCGAGCTGGTGGCTAAGAAGATTCTAGGTATGAAAATTAAAGGTATAACAGTTAAAAAGGTGCTTATTGTCGAGAGAGTTGATATTGCAAGAGAACTTTACCTGGGTTACATTTTGAACAGGTCTCTGAGAACAATTGATCTTTTAGCCTCATCGATAGGTGGTATAGATATAGAAGCTGTAGCAAGAGAAAAACCGAGAGCCTTGATTAAAATCTCAATAGATCCTATTTTAGGATTGCAAAATTTTATGGTAAGGAGAGTATTTAAACACTTAAATTTAGATAGTAGCTTATTCGACGACTTTAAAGCAATAGCCAGCTCTCTATACTCCCTATTCGTCGAGTACGATTGCGAGCTCGCTGAAATTAATCCTCTAGCTTTAACAGCCGATAACAAATTGGTTGCAGTCGATAGTAAAGTTATCATAGACGATAATTCTCTCTTCCGCCATCCTGACATGCTACAGCTTAAAAGCGAGCGCTTGGCTGAACTAAGCGAGATAGAGAGGAAGGCTAAGCTTCTAGGATTAAGCTATGTAAAGCTTAATGGTAATATCGGCATTATAGGCAATGGAGCTGGTTTAACAATGGCCACTATGGATTTGGTGAGCTTTTACGGGGGGGCGCCCGCCAATTTTCTAGATATTGGTGGAGGAGCTAGACGCGAACGTGTGGAAAATGCTTTGTCTTTAATTCTAGAAGACCCGCAGGTTAAAGTTGTTCTAATCAACATACTTGGTGGAATTACCAAATGCGATGAGGTCGCCCTTGGCATAGTCTCTGCACTGGAAAAGCATG is a genomic window of Thermoproteales archaeon containing:
- a CDS encoding ECF transporter S component, with amino-acid sequence MSRKMKRSLYVTMTGICAALYALGSYATSYIESPWGIGQFRPAVVIPAFFAIAFGPLVGGIGAALGTFLQSIARYGHPWLTLISGTPANFLAFYMLGYLLHEKFTWTRFVTVGVITLIIANFVCALGVLMYFILTGIFPVNLPYMFYLGFVIGLTLWWYVTMLPFLLFLTPVLLKATAKAIPQFMPEHLIKVSLKREIPSKTLSGVLVFSGIGMAIIGLVMFLPGSEVLVVAYKPGVQQIILNGMRTMFLLTGGGCIATGAAFGILKLFLK
- a CDS encoding MoaD/ThiS family protein produces the protein MPAKRNVKVKVVFWDGRKEEIIVSARTRIMDILKKYNLNLEAVLCLLNSQLVTEDEEIVENSELKILSVVSGG
- a CDS encoding TIGR00269 family protein gives rise to the protein MASCDICGEKAVYYYRDFDIHLCSKHFAARFEKCVFETIKRFKLVSSKDLIAVAVSGGKDSLTTLYLLKKFSKKFGYEVLGLAVDEGIAGYREYKLQALKNFAKKIDVEIVIASFKDYFGATLDQMVSILKEKGFEYKPCTVCGVFRRYIINMKARELGATKVATGHNLDDEIQVFLMNMLRAGLKNIARESIVTGLRAHQKLIPRVKPLYFCREKEVLAYSIIKNIETPFVECNYVIYAIRNKIRAWLNEYESEYPSSKLKILAAKEIITNLLRKTKYAEGVIGTCNICGEPASGQICKACFFRKYLGLF
- a CDS encoding M48 family metalloprotease, giving the protein MIIASLWKLRLTMLGTLALIISVTTLLFGALAFYLGADLIVTAILIVTVNLAQWLFAPFIIDAIYGTMEADPYEYGYLYDILEDLSIKSGISTPKLMISSIPIPNAFAYGSPLTGNRVAVTKGLLKILDKDEVAAVLGHELGHLKHKDVQLMMFVSLLPSLLFYLGYALSFSRSRENRGLLGVGLILVGYLLQFLVLGLSRLREYYADAHSAMINDARKLQSALAKIAVATGYLALKGYNITEHSQFRALFIYDPYASTRDMELLSDTEQLIAEIKSRKIGLFESIAELFSTHPNLVKRIKALDMFARR
- the sucC gene encoding ADP-forming succinate--CoA ligase subunit beta, with translation MKLYEYEGRRLFELYNIPQARSGVASTPSEARAVAEKLSPPYVVKAQVLVGGRGKAGGIKFAETLEQVELVAKKILGMKIKGITVKKVLIVERVDIARELYLGYILNRSLRTIDLLASSIGGIDIEAVAREKPRALIKISIDPILGLQNFMVRRVFKHLNLDSSLFDDFKAIASSLYSLFVEYDCELAEINPLALTADNKLVAVDSKVIIDDNSLFRHPDMLQLKSERLAELSEIERKAKLLGLSYVKLNGNIGIIGNGAGLTMATMDLVSFYGGAPANFLDIGGGARRERVENALSLILEDPQVKVVLINILGGITKCDEVALGIVSALEKHDNKPVVVRMMGTREDEGKAILESRGIKVLESMDEAARVAVNLSKG